The Sorangiineae bacterium MSr11367 genome window below encodes:
- the fabD gene encoding ACP S-malonyltransferase, which produces MGSALFAKYPDAVATADRVLGYSVTDLCLAEADPRLDRTEYTQPALFVVNALSFMEKQAEGAEPDIVAGHSLGEYSALFAAGAFDFATGVALVKKRGELMSRSSPGSMAAVMGLTESEVAEVLRAEGASTIDIANINGPKQVVLAGPRDDLARCKEPLLAAKARSFVPLRVSAAFHSRYMAETANEFRAFLRDIRMSPLQFPVISNVDALAHETETIAETLVAQIVSPVRWTETVRRLMSLSDPQFEEVGPGKVLTGLIRQIKKGSEPLEGSLLRHSNETASSLGFAPHHRADLDVRHEQNETN; this is translated from the coding sequence ATGGGGAGCGCACTTTTTGCGAAGTATCCGGACGCTGTGGCGACGGCGGATCGCGTGCTCGGCTATTCCGTCACGGACCTGTGCCTCGCGGAAGCGGATCCGCGCCTCGACCGCACCGAGTACACACAACCCGCGCTCTTCGTGGTCAATGCCCTCAGCTTCATGGAGAAGCAGGCCGAAGGCGCCGAGCCCGATATCGTTGCTGGCCATAGCCTGGGTGAGTACAGCGCTCTGTTTGCCGCGGGCGCATTCGACTTTGCCACTGGGGTCGCCCTGGTGAAGAAGCGCGGGGAGCTGATGTCGCGCTCGAGCCCGGGAAGCATGGCCGCGGTCATGGGACTCACCGAAAGCGAAGTTGCCGAGGTGCTCCGGGCCGAAGGCGCCAGTACGATTGACATTGCCAATATCAACGGCCCCAAGCAAGTCGTCCTCGCGGGGCCTCGAGACGACTTGGCGCGTTGCAAGGAGCCCCTTCTCGCGGCGAAGGCCCGGAGCTTCGTCCCACTCCGGGTGAGTGCAGCGTTCCATTCTCGTTACATGGCCGAAACAGCCAACGAGTTTCGAGCTTTCTTACGCGATATCCGCATGTCGCCGTTGCAATTCCCGGTTATCTCCAATGTAGACGCATTGGCCCATGAAACCGAGACCATCGCCGAAACGTTGGTCGCTCAAATTGTGAGCCCTGTCCGATGGACAGAAACGGTTCGACGCCTTATGTCATTGAGCGATCCGCAGTTCGAGGAAGTCGGACCGGGCAAGGTTCTCACCGGCCTGATTCGGCAGATCAAGAAAGGGTCCGAGCCGCTCGAGGGTTCGCTCCTACGTCACTCGAACGAAACGGCTTCGTCGCTGGGTTTTGCTCCGCACCACCGTGCAGATCTC